One region of Caldimonas thermodepolymerans genomic DNA includes:
- a CDS encoding NADPH:quinone oxidoreductase family protein, with protein MKAVLCRQYGPPGTLVFEEVPDPQPGPGQVLIDVRAAGVNFPDTLIIENKYQLKPALPFSPGAEVAGTVAAVGEGVQGLRPGDRVVAIPGYGGYAEKVLAPQADVFPLPEGIGFEDAAAFLIAYGTTHYALQERAAIRPGETLLVLGAAGGTGLSAVELGKLLGARVIAAASSDEKLALCREHGADEVINYSHEDLRQRLKELTGGRGVDVIYDPVGGPYSEPALRSMAWNGRFLVIGFTAGEIPKIALNLTLLKGCAIVGVWWGGFLRAEPQRAAALTRELVEWFRCGKVRPYVSKRYSLAQAAQALEDVAQRRVTGKMVLVP; from the coding sequence GATCGACGTGCGTGCCGCGGGGGTGAACTTCCCGGACACGCTGATCATCGAGAACAAATACCAGCTCAAGCCGGCGCTGCCGTTCTCGCCGGGCGCCGAGGTGGCCGGCACGGTGGCCGCGGTGGGCGAGGGCGTGCAGGGCTTGCGTCCCGGCGACCGCGTGGTCGCGATCCCCGGCTACGGCGGCTATGCCGAGAAGGTGCTGGCGCCGCAGGCCGACGTGTTCCCGCTGCCCGAAGGCATCGGCTTCGAGGACGCGGCCGCGTTCCTGATCGCCTACGGCACCACCCACTACGCGCTGCAGGAGCGCGCCGCGATCCGGCCGGGCGAGACGCTGCTGGTGCTGGGCGCGGCCGGCGGCACCGGGCTGTCGGCGGTCGAACTGGGCAAGCTGCTGGGCGCGCGCGTGATCGCGGCGGCCTCCAGCGACGAGAAGCTTGCGCTGTGCCGCGAGCACGGCGCCGACGAGGTCATCAACTACAGCCACGAGGACCTGCGCCAGCGCCTGAAGGAGCTCACCGGCGGCCGCGGCGTGGACGTGATCTACGACCCGGTCGGCGGCCCCTACAGCGAGCCGGCGCTGCGCAGCATGGCCTGGAACGGGCGCTTCCTGGTGATCGGCTTCACCGCGGGCGAGATCCCGAAGATCGCGCTCAACCTCACGCTGCTCAAGGGCTGCGCCATCGTCGGCGTGTGGTGGGGCGGCTTCCTGCGCGCCGAGCCGCAGCGTGCCGCGGCCCTGACGCGCGAGCTGGTGGAGTGGTTCCGCTGCGGCAAGGTGCGGCCCTACGTCTCGAAGCGCTACTCGCTGGCGCAGGCGGCGCAGGCGCTGGAGGACGTCGCGCAGCGCCGCGTCACCGGCAAGATGGTGCTGGTGCCCTGA
- a CDS encoding alpha/beta fold hydrolase, with protein MTTPTDRLATDMPPCTQVQANGIPVAVYEQHFADPQRLRVLFLHGFPELAYSWRHQLRALAALGYGVAAPDLRGYGRTGPHGELEDYRMAQLARDVTGVLDAFGVQRAVLVGHDFGGALAWTLARDHADRVLGIVSLNTPYTRRTETDLVETMRRTRGPDHYMVRFQVPGEAERLLGADVRATFEGLMRRPGLSQQDFAQLPAALRALPPELFGHEPRLQGEPFLAPDELEVYVRAYERTGFTGPLNWYRNLHRNWLDTAGTPDHVAVPALMVSAADDHFLPPATTRGMEAIVPDLERALVPDCGHWTQQERPEAVNRLLHEWIARRFGPARTG; from the coding sequence ATGACGACGCCCACGGACCGCCTCGCCACCGACATGCCGCCGTGCACGCAGGTGCAGGCCAACGGCATCCCGGTGGCGGTGTACGAGCAGCACTTCGCCGACCCGCAGCGCCTGCGCGTGCTGTTCCTGCACGGCTTTCCGGAACTGGCCTACTCCTGGCGCCACCAGCTGCGCGCGCTGGCCGCGCTCGGCTACGGCGTCGCGGCGCCGGACCTGCGCGGCTACGGGCGCACCGGGCCGCACGGCGAGCTGGAGGACTACCGCATGGCGCAGCTGGCGCGCGACGTGACCGGCGTGCTCGACGCCTTCGGGGTGCAGCGCGCGGTGCTGGTGGGCCACGACTTCGGCGGCGCGCTGGCCTGGACGCTGGCACGCGACCATGCCGACCGGGTGCTGGGCATCGTCTCGCTCAACACGCCCTACACGCGCCGCACCGAAACCGACCTGGTCGAGACCATGCGCCGCACGCGCGGCCCGGATCACTACATGGTGCGCTTCCAGGTGCCGGGCGAGGCCGAGCGCCTGCTCGGCGCCGACGTGCGCGCGACGTTCGAGGGCCTGATGCGCCGCCCCGGGCTCTCGCAGCAGGACTTCGCGCAGCTGCCGGCGGCGCTGCGGGCGCTGCCGCCCGAGCTGTTCGGCCACGAGCCGCGCCTGCAGGGCGAGCCCTTCCTCGCGCCCGACGAGCTGGAGGTGTACGTGCGCGCCTACGAGCGCACCGGGTTCACCGGGCCGCTGAACTGGTACCGCAACCTGCACCGCAACTGGCTGGACACCGCCGGCACGCCGGACCATGTCGCGGTGCCGGCGCTGATGGTCTCGGCCGCCGACGACCACTTCCTGCCGCCGGCCACGACGCGCGGCATGGAGGCCATCGTGCCCGACCTGGAACGCGCGCTGGTGCCCGACTGCGGGCACTGGACGCAGCAGGAGCGACCCGAGGCGGTCAACCGCCTGCTGCACGAGTGGATCGCACGGCGCTTCGGGCCGGCACGCACCGGCTGA
- a CDS encoding enoyl-CoA hydratase-related protein yields the protein MSDPIKLELQDGVAVLTLNRPDAGNALDAATGQALAEAVETVAGDGRVRALVLTGAGRIFCVGGDIAEMRERAESLAGLMEQALPRLHRAMARIAALRCPVITAVNGPVGGGGIGLALCGDFVLAAASMKLRGGYSAIGLSPDLGASWHLVRRAGAAQAKRILFLNQPVDAAECLRLGLVDAVHPDEELHGRALALARELAAGATGSLGRIRDLVDGIGGRTFVQHLDLEARYMIESAAGAEAREGVRAFMEKRAPRF from the coding sequence GTGAGCGATCCGATCAAGCTGGAGCTGCAGGACGGTGTGGCCGTCCTGACCCTCAACCGTCCCGATGCCGGCAACGCGCTCGACGCGGCCACCGGCCAGGCGCTGGCCGAGGCCGTCGAGACGGTGGCAGGCGACGGCCGGGTGCGCGCGCTGGTGCTGACCGGTGCGGGCCGGATCTTCTGCGTGGGTGGCGACATCGCCGAGATGCGCGAGCGCGCCGAGTCGCTCGCGGGGCTGATGGAGCAGGCCCTGCCGCGCCTGCACCGCGCGATGGCGCGCATCGCGGCGCTGCGCTGCCCGGTGATCACCGCGGTCAACGGGCCGGTGGGCGGCGGCGGCATCGGGCTGGCGCTGTGCGGCGACTTCGTACTGGCGGCCGCGTCGATGAAGCTGCGCGGCGGCTACAGCGCGATCGGCCTGTCGCCCGACCTCGGTGCGTCCTGGCACCTGGTGCGCCGCGCCGGTGCCGCCCAGGCCAAGCGCATCCTGTTCCTGAACCAGCCCGTCGACGCGGCGGAATGCCTGCGCCTGGGCCTGGTCGACGCGGTGCATCCGGACGAGGAGCTGCACGGGCGGGCGCTGGCGCTGGCGCGCGAGCTGGCCGCCGGCGCGACCGGCTCGCTGGGGCGCATCCGCGACCTGGTCGACGGCATCGGCGGGCGCACCTTCGTGCAGCACCTGGACCTCGAGGCGCGCTACATGATCGAAAGCGCCGCCGGCGCCGAGGCGCGCGAAGGCGTGCGTGCCTTCATGGAAAAGCGCGCGCCGAGGTTCTGA
- a CDS encoding TIGR03084 family metal-binding protein, translating into MHDLCADLRAEYDALAALCETLTPGQWQHPSRFYGWTPWDEIAHLCFFDETGLLAATDADAFAANTRELMAQMAAGREASQIARERFGHLDGAGLLALWRARYAKLVHVLAARDPKDRLPWYGPTMSARSFATARLMETWAHGQDVYDVVAVRRTNSARLRHIAHLGVTTFGWTFVNRKLPVPEVAPWVELRAPDGSLWTWGEPSATDYVRGSAEDFCLVVTQRRNVRDTALEYAGAGATAWLPIAQCFAGPPADPPAPGVRVVAY; encoded by the coding sequence ATGCACGACCTCTGCGCCGACCTGCGGGCCGAATACGACGCGCTCGCCGCGCTGTGCGAGACGCTGACGCCCGGGCAATGGCAGCACCCGTCCCGCTTCTACGGCTGGACGCCGTGGGACGAGATCGCCCACCTGTGCTTCTTCGACGAGACCGGCCTGCTGGCCGCCACCGACGCCGACGCGTTCGCCGCGAACACCCGCGAGCTGATGGCGCAGATGGCGGCCGGGCGCGAGGCCAGCCAGATCGCGCGCGAGCGCTTCGGCCACCTGGACGGCGCCGGCCTGCTGGCGCTCTGGCGCGCGCGCTACGCGAAGCTGGTCCACGTGCTCGCGGCGCGCGACCCCAAGGACCGCCTGCCCTGGTACGGCCCGACGATGAGCGCGCGCTCCTTCGCGACCGCGCGCCTGATGGAGACCTGGGCGCACGGGCAGGACGTGTACGACGTGGTCGCCGTGCGCCGCACCAACTCCGCGCGCCTGCGCCACATCGCCCACCTGGGCGTGACCACCTTCGGCTGGACCTTCGTCAACCGCAAGCTGCCGGTGCCCGAGGTGGCACCCTGGGTCGAGCTGCGTGCACCCGACGGCAGCCTGTGGACCTGGGGCGAGCCCTCGGCGACCGACTACGTGCGCGGCAGCGCGGAGGACTTCTGCCTCGTCGTCACGCAGCGCCGCAACGTGCGCGACACCGCGCTCGAGTATGCCGGCGCCGGTGCCACCGCCTGGCTGCCCATCGCGCAGTGCTTCGCCGGCCCGCCGGCCGACCCGCCGGCACCCGGCGTGCGCGTCGTCGCGTACTGA
- a CDS encoding phosphatidylglycerol lysyltransferase domain-containing protein: MAAVAAAPVLPEGEPLAPGHAAAIEAALAPRRAQLGRACLSDYAFSNLYLFRAAHAYRYLPGPWPCVAGLTYDGTRHLLPLFDLAAAPDEVLRGLLAQADCFFPVDAATARALQARPVQIEACEADADYLYPADNFRHYRGELLRKKRQLMQQLLRRHEVTSEPLAATGRAAAQALLRTWMQDKGKAQGEADEAPCLEALELLDRFGLEGRLYFADGAPAGFLIAQRLNDEVAVMRFAKGSDAYKGIYQYMFHDHAMRHPELAWLNFEQDLGLPNFRQTKRSYAPAALLTKYRVRCRA; this comes from the coding sequence ATGGCCGCGGTCGCCGCTGCGCCGGTCCTGCCCGAGGGCGAGCCGCTGGCGCCCGGGCACGCCGCGGCAATCGAGGCCGCACTGGCGCCGCGCCGGGCGCAGCTGGGGCGGGCGTGCCTGTCGGACTACGCGTTCTCCAACCTCTACCTGTTCCGCGCCGCGCACGCCTACCGCTACCTGCCCGGCCCGTGGCCGTGCGTGGCGGGCCTCACCTACGACGGCACGCGCCACCTGCTGCCGCTGTTCGACCTGGCTGCCGCGCCCGACGAGGTGCTGCGCGGGCTGCTCGCGCAGGCGGACTGCTTCTTCCCGGTCGATGCGGCCACGGCGCGCGCGCTGCAGGCGCGGCCGGTGCAGATCGAGGCCTGCGAGGCCGATGCCGACTACCTCTACCCGGCGGACAACTTCCGCCACTACCGCGGCGAGCTGCTGCGCAAGAAGCGCCAGCTGATGCAGCAGCTGCTGCGCCGCCACGAGGTCACCAGCGAGCCGCTCGCGGCCACGGGACGCGCCGCGGCGCAGGCACTGCTGCGCACCTGGATGCAGGACAAGGGCAAGGCGCAGGGCGAGGCCGACGAGGCGCCCTGCCTGGAGGCGCTGGAGCTGCTCGACCGCTTCGGCCTCGAAGGGCGCCTGTACTTCGCGGACGGCGCGCCTGCGGGTTTTCTGATCGCGCAGCGCCTCAACGACGAGGTCGCGGTGATGCGCTTTGCCAAGGGCAGCGACGCCTACAAGGGCATCTACCAGTACATGTTCCACGACCACGCGATGCGCCATCCGGAGCTGGCGTGGCTCAACTTCGAGCAGGACCTGGGCTTGCCCAACTTCCGCCAGACCAAGCGCTCGTACGCGCCGGCGGCGCTGCTGACGAAGTACCGCGTGAGGTGCAGGGCCTGA
- a CDS encoding acyl-CoA carboxylase subunit beta, with protein MAIIETNISTSSESFQANRAGMLSLIERVRALEERTRRASAASKPRFEKRGQLLPRERLALLLDPGAPFLELSTLAGYRLDVDDPDKSVPGGGLIAGIGYVSGVRCMVCASDSGIDAGALQPRGLDKQLRVQELALENKLPYVQLVESAGANLMAYRVEDFVRGGNLFRNLARLSAAGLPVITVTHGSSTAGGAYQTGLSDYIILVRGRSRAFLAGPPLLKAATGEIATEEELGGAEMHTSISGLGDYLAEDDRDALRIARDIMAKLEWNRGTSLEAPRPVKPPRYDREELLGIMPMDHKHPVDMKEVIARIVDDSDFLEFGARYGSATVCGNAMLDGYPVGIITNNGPIDPAGAAKATHFIQACCQANVPILYLNNTTGFMVGRHYEELGIIKHGSKMIQAVTNATVPQITLYCGASFGAGNYGMCGRGFHPRFCFSWPNAKTAVMGGEQAAQTMAIVTEAAMKRKGAEVDREQLAKLQRRIVDNFDRQMDVFTTSALLLDDGVIDPRDTRAVLSYVLSICREAEARKVRPIQFGVARP; from the coding sequence ATGGCAATCATCGAAACCAACATTTCGACGAGCAGCGAGAGCTTCCAGGCCAACCGTGCCGGCATGCTCTCGCTGATCGAGCGCGTGCGTGCGCTGGAAGAGCGGACCCGGCGTGCTTCGGCGGCGTCCAAGCCCCGCTTCGAGAAGCGCGGCCAGCTGCTGCCGCGCGAGCGTCTGGCCCTGCTGCTCGACCCGGGGGCCCCCTTCCTGGAACTGTCGACGCTGGCCGGCTACCGCCTGGACGTCGACGACCCCGACAAGAGCGTGCCCGGCGGCGGCCTGATCGCCGGCATCGGCTACGTCTCCGGCGTGCGCTGCATGGTGTGCGCCTCCGACTCGGGCATCGACGCCGGGGCGCTGCAGCCGCGCGGCCTGGACAAGCAGCTGCGCGTGCAGGAGCTGGCGCTGGAGAACAAGCTGCCCTACGTGCAGCTGGTGGAAAGCGCCGGCGCCAACCTGATGGCCTACCGCGTCGAGGACTTCGTGCGCGGCGGCAACCTGTTCCGCAACCTGGCGCGCCTGTCGGCCGCGGGCCTGCCGGTGATCACGGTGACGCACGGCTCGTCCACCGCGGGCGGCGCCTACCAGACCGGCCTGTCGGACTACATCATCCTGGTGCGCGGCCGCTCGCGCGCCTTCCTCGCCGGCCCGCCGCTGCTCAAGGCCGCCACCGGCGAGATCGCCACCGAGGAGGAACTCGGCGGTGCCGAGATGCACACCAGCATCTCGGGCCTGGGCGACTACCTGGCCGAGGACGACCGCGACGCGCTGCGCATCGCGCGCGACATCATGGCCAAGCTCGAGTGGAACCGCGGCACCAGCCTCGAGGCCCCGCGCCCGGTCAAGCCGCCGCGCTACGACCGCGAGGAGCTGCTCGGCATCATGCCGATGGACCACAAGCACCCGGTCGACATGAAGGAGGTGATCGCGCGCATCGTCGACGACTCCGACTTCCTCGAGTTCGGCGCGCGCTACGGCTCCGCGACGGTGTGCGGCAACGCGATGCTCGACGGCTACCCGGTGGGCATCATCACCAACAACGGCCCGATCGACCCGGCCGGCGCGGCCAAGGCGACGCACTTCATCCAGGCCTGCTGCCAGGCCAACGTGCCGATCCTGTACCTGAACAACACGACCGGCTTCATGGTCGGCCGCCACTACGAGGAGCTGGGCATCATCAAGCACGGCTCCAAGATGATCCAGGCGGTCACCAACGCCACCGTGCCGCAGATCACCCTCTACTGCGGCGCCTCGTTCGGCGCCGGCAACTACGGCATGTGCGGCCGCGGCTTCCACCCGCGCTTCTGCTTCTCGTGGCCGAACGCCAAGACGGCGGTGATGGGCGGCGAGCAGGCCGCGCAGACCATGGCCATCGTCACCGAGGCGGCGATGAAGCGCAAGGGCGCCGAGGTCGACCGCGAGCAGCTCGCCAAGCTGCAGCGCCGCATCGTCGACAACTTCGACCGCCAGATGGACGTGTTCACGACCAGCGCGCTGCTGCTCGACGACGGCGTGATCGACCCGCGCGACACCCGCGCGGTGCTGTCCTACGTGCTGTCGATCTGCCGCGAGGCCGAGGCCCGCAAGGTGCGCCCGATCCAGTTCGGCGTCGCCCGCCCCTGA
- a CDS encoding acyl-CoA dehydrogenase family protein, with product MQLTPEHEEMRRTIKRFIAEEINPYVDEWEEAEIFPAHELFRKMGKLGLLGLNKPEQFGGLGLDHSYAAVLAETLGEVNCCGVPMAIGVQTDMATPALAERGSDELRREFLAPAISGEMVACLGVSEVGSGSDVASIKTTARKDGGDYVINGGKMWTTNGTQADFCVVLANTSDGPVHKNKSLIVVPMKTKGVSVAKKIRKIGMNASDTAQLYFDEVRVPQRYRIGEEGMGFIYQMEQFQIERLWGALNAGGTLLRCIDETIEYVRQRKAFGKALVDNQWIHYKLAELKTEVESLRALTWRGVEMVVNGENATEVASMAKLKAGRLMRMVPDGCLQFWGGMGFVWESPVSRIFRDGRLTSIGGGADEVMLQIISKYMGIFPKAQ from the coding sequence ATGCAGCTGACCCCTGAACACGAGGAAATGCGGCGCACCATCAAGCGCTTCATCGCCGAGGAGATCAACCCCTACGTCGACGAATGGGAAGAGGCCGAGATCTTCCCGGCGCACGAGCTGTTCCGCAAGATGGGCAAGCTGGGCCTGCTGGGCCTGAACAAGCCGGAGCAGTTCGGCGGGCTGGGCCTGGACCACTCCTACGCGGCGGTGCTCGCCGAGACGCTGGGCGAGGTCAACTGCTGCGGCGTGCCGATGGCCATCGGCGTGCAGACCGACATGGCCACCCCGGCGCTGGCCGAGCGCGGCTCCGACGAGCTGCGCCGGGAATTCCTCGCGCCGGCCATCTCGGGCGAGATGGTGGCCTGCCTGGGCGTCTCGGAGGTCGGCAGCGGCTCGGACGTTGCCTCGATCAAGACCACCGCGCGCAAGGACGGTGGCGACTACGTCATCAACGGCGGCAAGATGTGGACCACCAACGGCACGCAGGCGGACTTCTGCGTGGTGCTGGCCAACACCTCGGACGGCCCGGTGCACAAGAACAAGTCGCTGATCGTCGTGCCGATGAAGACCAAGGGCGTGTCGGTCGCGAAGAAGATCCGCAAGATCGGCATGAACGCCTCGGACACCGCGCAGCTGTACTTCGACGAGGTGCGGGTGCCGCAGCGCTACCGCATCGGCGAGGAAGGCATGGGCTTCATCTACCAGATGGAGCAGTTCCAGATCGAGCGCCTGTGGGGCGCGCTCAACGCCGGTGGCACGCTGCTGCGCTGCATCGACGAGACCATCGAGTACGTGCGCCAGCGCAAGGCCTTCGGCAAGGCGCTGGTGGACAACCAGTGGATCCACTACAAGCTGGCCGAGCTCAAGACCGAGGTCGAGTCGCTGCGCGCGCTGACCTGGCGCGGCGTGGAGATGGTGGTCAACGGCGAGAACGCGACCGAAGTCGCCTCGATGGCCAAACTCAAGGCCGGGCGCCTGATGCGCATGGTGCCGGACGGCTGCCTGCAGTTCTGGGGCGGCATGGGCTTCGTCTGGGAAAGCCCGGTGTCGCGCATCTTCCGCGACGGCCGCCTGACGTCGATCGGCGGCGGCGCCGACGAGGTGATGCTGCAGATCATCTCGAAGTACATGGGCATCTTCCCGAAGGCGCAGTAA
- a CDS encoding acetyl-CoA carboxylase biotin carboxylase subunit encodes MSNSTPFHKILIANRGEIALRVMRSARALGYRTVAVFSSADRNARHVREADQAVWIGESLPAQSYLNIPAIIEAARRTGADAVHPGYGFLAENEDFAQACRDAGLVFIGPSPQAIVAMGNKAGAKQLMMEAGVPCIPGYQGEDQSDARLHEEARRIGYPVMIKATAGGGGRGMRLVSDDAQFLDALRSAKSEAQSAFGNPEVILERAIIEPRHIEIQVFADRHGNAIHLGERDCSVQRRHQKVVEEAPSPAVDADLRRRMGETAVAAVKAIGYEGAGTLEFLLDREGNFYFMEMNTRLQVEHPVTEAITGLDLVELQLRVAAGDPLPIRQEDVRFDGHAIEVRLCAEDPSQGFMPQSGVMSRWEMPAAIRVEHALESGSEIPPYYDSMIAKLIAHGRTRDEARRKLHAALQDAVALGVRTNQAFLARCLAHPVFAAGGPTTAFIGQHGEELLRDDEDDRLRARALAAVLLACTAQERHGALGPQMAHRLPVTYHLEADGQACEVVLAHEGGARYGAALGERRFEVQVLELGPNAVRLSFDGIVESARYVRAGDALQLHYRGVAYATVDRTREARSQGGAASDGRIRAAMNGRVVAVHVAVGDTVKAGQPVMTLDAMKMEHIHAAPVNGRVKSLAAAMGDQVAVHRVIAEIEAEQSQAEESQAA; translated from the coding sequence ATGAGCAACTCCACTCCCTTCCACAAGATCCTGATTGCCAACCGCGGCGAGATCGCGCTGCGCGTCATGCGCAGCGCCCGCGCGCTCGGCTACCGGACGGTCGCGGTGTTCTCCAGCGCCGACCGCAACGCGCGCCACGTGCGCGAAGCCGACCAGGCGGTCTGGATCGGCGAGTCGCTGCCTGCGCAGTCGTACCTGAACATCCCGGCCATCATCGAGGCGGCGCGCCGCACCGGCGCGGACGCGGTGCACCCGGGCTACGGCTTCCTGGCCGAGAACGAGGACTTCGCGCAGGCCTGCCGCGATGCCGGGCTGGTGTTCATCGGCCCGTCGCCGCAGGCCATCGTCGCGATGGGCAACAAGGCCGGCGCGAAGCAGCTGATGATGGAGGCCGGCGTGCCCTGCATCCCCGGCTACCAGGGCGAGGACCAGAGCGACGCCCGCCTGCACGAGGAGGCGCGCCGCATCGGCTACCCGGTGATGATCAAGGCCACCGCCGGCGGCGGCGGGCGCGGCATGCGCCTGGTCAGCGACGACGCGCAGTTCCTCGACGCGCTGCGCTCGGCCAAGTCCGAGGCGCAGAGCGCATTCGGCAACCCGGAGGTGATCCTGGAGCGCGCCATCATCGAGCCGCGCCACATCGAGATCCAGGTGTTCGCCGACCGCCACGGCAACGCGATCCACCTGGGCGAGCGCGACTGCTCGGTGCAGCGCCGCCACCAGAAGGTGGTCGAGGAAGCGCCGTCGCCGGCGGTCGACGCCGACCTGCGCCGCCGCATGGGCGAGACCGCGGTGGCCGCGGTCAAGGCGATCGGCTACGAAGGGGCCGGCACGCTCGAGTTCCTGCTCGACCGCGAGGGCAACTTCTATTTCATGGAGATGAACACCCGCCTGCAGGTCGAGCACCCGGTGACCGAGGCGATCACCGGCCTGGACCTGGTCGAGCTGCAGCTGCGCGTGGCCGCCGGCGATCCGCTGCCGATCCGCCAGGAGGACGTGCGCTTCGACGGCCACGCGATCGAGGTGCGCCTGTGCGCCGAGGACCCGTCGCAGGGCTTCATGCCGCAAAGCGGCGTGATGTCGCGCTGGGAGATGCCGGCGGCCATCCGCGTCGAGCATGCGCTGGAGTCCGGCAGCGAGATCCCGCCGTACTACGACTCGATGATCGCCAAGTTGATCGCGCACGGCCGCACCCGCGACGAGGCGCGCCGCAAGCTGCACGCGGCGCTGCAGGACGCGGTGGCGTTGGGGGTGCGCACCAACCAGGCGTTCCTGGCGCGCTGCCTGGCGCACCCGGTGTTCGCCGCCGGCGGCCCCACCACCGCGTTCATCGGGCAGCACGGCGAGGAGCTGCTGCGCGACGACGAGGACGACCGCCTGCGCGCCCGGGCGCTCGCCGCGGTGCTGCTGGCCTGCACCGCGCAGGAGCGCCACGGCGCGCTCGGCCCGCAGATGGCGCACCGACTGCCGGTCACCTACCACCTGGAGGCCGACGGCCAGGCCTGCGAGGTCGTGCTGGCCCACGAGGGCGGGGCGCGCTACGGCGCCGCGCTCGGCGAGCGCCGCTTCGAGGTGCAGGTGCTGGAGCTGGGACCGAACGCGGTGCGCCTGTCGTTCGACGGCATCGTCGAAAGCGCGCGCTACGTGCGTGCCGGCGACGCGCTGCAGCTGCACTACCGCGGCGTCGCCTACGCCACGGTCGACCGCACCCGCGAGGCCCGCTCCCAGGGCGGGGCTGCCAGCGACGGGCGCATCCGCGCCGCGATGAACGGCCGGGTGGTCGCGGTGCACGTGGCCGTGGGCGACACCGTCAAGGCCGGCCAGCCGGTGATGACGCTGGACGCGATGAAGATGGAGCACATCCACGCCGCACCGGTGAACGGACGGGTCAAGTCGCTCGCCGCCGCGATGGGCGACCAGGTGGCGGTGCACCGCGTCATCGCGGAGATCGAGGCCGAGCAAAGCCAGGCCGAGGAGAGCCAGGCCGCCTGA